AGTTcgcaatttaattaattttaaaaacacgagataacgatatattattatggaacaatGAAAGCCAAAAATGAGCAATATTCCAAAACCGGGTTAATGGGTTGTTTTTGTGGTGGAATGGAAATGGTATGCTATTAAGGCTTTCTATAATGGCGTTTaacgatgaaaaaaatatattatacgtaataatcataataataacggATAGGAGTTTATTTCAGGGATATTTCACAAAAACCTTTTTAGAATCCGGTGTTACACGTGCattgttattttctatttttgacTAATCGGCATCGCGCATTAATTCtcggtaattatttattttttccacacGATACTAATTTCTATAAGCGTTATTGCACGTTCCACGAGTAATAATATCGTtcgatgattttatattatatttttttataatgctcGCCGTAAAGGTTGTTAGTAAGtcccgtgttttttttttcactatggGTATACGATCTTAGACAAAACCCACGGCCTACACCTGAACAAAGTTTATTCCAAACGGATCGCAGGTATAGATAcctttattataggtattcggAACTGTGGTAAGGTCCGTATGGGTCGGAAGCTGGTGGCGCGTGTGACCTTTGAAACGAGCCCGGCCCGGCCAGTATTCATAAAATTACAACATTCACTTCGACTGCCCACCAGAGGTTTGgcaaaaacaacaaattatttcgAGTTTCGGTTCTATCCCACGCACGTGTATCTGTGTCCGTGCGTGTGCGCACGCGTGCAAGAGCTTAATAGAtcctgaaatatttattttgcggTTTCTACACGGTCAACACGGTCACCGCACTATATAATAgtggaccatattattatacccatttGTAGTTTGTAATGATAAAAACGAACCCTCGatctcgtgtgtgtgtgtatgtgtgtgtgtgtgtgtgtgtgtgtgtgtgtgtgggtgtgtgggtgtgcgTACTCGTGGAGCTAAAAGAAACTGTAGAAGGGATTACTGCGTACTAGACCCGGGTGTGTAAAGATACACAAGGGAAGATTGGTAAATATTCCGACCGTTTTGTGCGTAGTCCGGCAGCGTTCACAATATCGTTTTGTTCGACATTATATCCGGACCGTCGTACCGAACATTTTCAATACTCTACGAGTATATTCCCTCCTATAGGTACGTCTGAACTAAACTATTAatgttaatgatatattattactaaacacttttgcataataataatattatacccatgtTGTGCGTGACAGTTTAATAttgctataacaataatttaaacataaaaacagttttttttttttcattttaaatactatattataataatgttcagtaggtacataaacaCTGTATTACTacacacaatacaatattatataatatacattacaatatttgcCTACACGTATTCATTTGAaatcattacataataattataaacttcaAGTTTAACGGTTTTAAAAGGGTTTTTGATTTacgttgttaattaatattctgGCTTTTATGGAATCTTTATTGGACTTACTATTCAACGAAAagcatttaaattgtattattttggcTTCGTATTGTTGTTTAAATTACAATACTGTTACCAAGACGGTAACAGTTGAATTTGTTAACACGTTTtagctattattaatattattatattatacacaatattacacTTTCCTCGATCGTTATATACACAACCTACGTAGGTAATTCAAAGGTCAaaaccactatattattataatatattaccgtgATATAACGTCCAGTaacttatattgtatagtataatatatatttttgttgtttaaatataactatGGATCTACTCTgaaagtgtttaaaaataaaaatgtataattgtatagtaaacattcgttcaaaaaatatatagttggtaccacgattaaagataatTGATAATAGATTTCGCTTAATGTGGACACGTTGGGACCAAACTCGTTTGCCCAGATTAAGTGGTTGGCCATATAATCCGAAAATCGTTAGTTAGTATCCATTGGAATTGGGACCAGACCATTTAGTCCATTAACAGGTGCTCACATTAGGAGGAATCCACTGTATCAAATCTGACATTACTAGTAGGCACGGTTTAAGATGGACGATAGTATGGTTGGCCAACGATCACGATTAAACACATACTGGATACACAACTAGTGGTAAAAAAAATGGACCTACCTGATTAGTCATGAAAAAGCATGTAGAACTTACTAAACTTAGCGCTCCTGgtagaaaaaaaacttcaatGTTAGTGAAAGTagttaaaatacctaaaatctatattataatattataatattatagctttatctataatcatgataatattgaatatgaaATAACCACGGTTGTAAGTAAACAGCTTGATAGTTATCGTAATCTTCTGCTAGAAGCTCTAAACATCAACTGAACTCTACATGCATTTGGGAGCTTAAACGGAGCATAACGGAAGGAGCCACAAATTCATAGTAATCTACATATCAGTTGTGTAACcagtataatatctttaattgtggtcggtacctacctagttgCTGTATAATGTTAGATGATTAGCTCATCCATGGTTATTGTGGtctgaatatataaatatttacatggcTATTGAAACGTATGcatatgacaaaaataaaaatatttcataaatgaGAAAGAATAACGTtcttgatattaaaaaataaaacgtattgTTCTGCAATTTGGATCGTTTTCTAGTATGGAGTACGCTTTGAAAAACCTAATACGGTACAATAATTCAATCTATTCTTTTCTTGTACCtatgatattgttataagaTTTTAACGAATTCGAGACTGGatagtaataacaaaatataagagattcaattataacgttttttttaaaaaaaataataggaacTGATCGAAAGGCTTTATGGACATAAAAGTCACGTGAATGTTGAATAAGAACCGAAATTCTTTACAATATCGAGTTTTAGCTATTTGATGATTATGGCTGATGTGTTAATCTTAGGAATTCGGGTAGACACTAAATAATATGAGGCGCGTGTTCGCTTTATTACCGAAATCGGTATAGTAGGTTGAAGTTTATTTTCTACGCCCTACGACTATCATACAATCACAGTTTACCACGTCAAAAGTGATACTGTGTATCGCAGTGATTTTATAATACCGAGTGttgaatttatttgaaatacaaatgtataatctaCTCACGAGCCACCGCCAACGAACTTATGACTTCCCTTTACTTTTACCCATCGTATTCTGCAAGGATTGCTGCAGAACCCCTCTAACCAAGGGCACGCTTTAAATCGtctacttaatataaataatagttcatAGTTATTACCTAATTCGTCATCGAGTGTCGTCACTTTTCTCATATTTTGTTGGCACGTACACACAAGCGCACGCATACAACCATCATTGATTTACCGTCAGCGGTGGCGTTTACTGGGTGAGAATgtgagattataataatattgtaccatcaAGTCTGTGGAAACTTTTGAGGTGTTGCGAAATTCTAATTTCAGAGCGTGACAGCGGAAATACGAATAACAGGTACGCACAACGTTACACTATATCTAATTAGATTAAATACCGTCCGTATTGTATAATACTGTTAGGAAGTACTACACCGAAGTAAAGTGTGCTAGTTGGCGTGTCTGTTTAGAGTCGTCGGAGGCAagaaatgtgtgtgtgtgtgtgtgtgtgtgtgtgtttaccCTGCCCACGTAAAAACATTACCTCACCACACACTCAAAATAAAATTCTGGATAAGAGtgatcatgataataataatatagtgtttgcACTTTTCAGGTGACCAAACGCAGATACTATGTGAATAACAAACATGATCGTCGACGCATAATAGTTGTTTACGCCAAATTGTACTCaccttatctatattattattattactattattatttttaattgatactattattattattattttaattattacgattgttattaatattgttaatatcgtATCTTATCGTATATCcatattttaccattattattattcgcaacTTTCGGCGATTACACTATTCCGGTTCAATTCTGTCACAGAACACGGCACCTACCTGTTCAAGTCTGTCACAGAACACGGGACCGGAGCAGTGTTATCGCCGACAACGCACATATAAAAGGCTGTGCGAACGACGAACGAACAACCATTCCCTTACCAGCATTGTAGTGAGACCCACCCGGGCAGACTTACGCTTTGCTGGTAAACGGACTCCCCCAGCTTTGACGGAACCTCGTCGGACGGTTGTGGTGCGGCCAGTGATCGAATAGTTGGAGAAATTCCGGCATTGGATCGGCCGCCCACAGTCATTGGGGCAATAGTTGGAGCTATTCCGGCATTGTTCCGACTGTTTACCAGTCCGACTTGACCCCCCGTGATTCCCCGTCAGTGCGTTCGTCGTCGCGGCCTTTTACTCAGGCGTAGTGCGTTAgtccgtattttattttttattgtaatttaaaaatcatgtttattattaaacctaATATGTTATATCAATGTAATTGTCATTaagacatataaaaataaattatcaactttgtcattaagacatattaataaattttatacttgTCATTGTGACATCCTAACCTATTCGTGGTACTGAACCACAACCCTGTATATAAAACATTGGTCCTTCGAACcggattaaacaaaacaaacctAGACCTTATCATAAGTCTACCATAAACTCACATCAAGATGGTCATGCCAGAGTCTATAAAATACCTCGACGCCAAAGCTCGAGTGGTTCGAGCACTCGGCCGCATTACGAGGTTCACACAGGCAACCAATGAATATCTCGCAGACCAAACCAGTACAAGCAAACGGGCAAAGGTCGAAACCATGCTCTTAGAAGTAAATGATCTACGTGCCAATGTTGATCAAGATATCCAAGTTATGGAGACAGCAGTAGGATCAAAGACATCGCCTATCGACGTCACTGACAATACATGCAGCACTTCCCTGAGCGATTCATTTGACCAACTATATTACGATCTTATTGCTATGGCTCACTTACATACGATTCCATTAACTAAAGAACATGAAATTTCACAAAACCAGACAACTCAATTTGGAAACTCGTCGATCTATCAACTACCGAAACGGAAATTCCCCACCTTCTCCGGAAGTCTAAAAGAGTACCAAGGCTTTGAAGATCtgtttaattcaattttgtcGCATACTCCAGAACTCCAGGACgttgaaaaatttgaatatttaaagacATCTTTAGAAGGAGAAGCACTCTCTCTGGTATCGCATCTATCGTTGACCTCAGCCAATTACCAAAGTGCGTGGAAAATCCTACGAAGTCGGTACGGGAACAAACGTGATTTGGCACGTATCCATTTGGATGCACTTTTAGCACCTCAAAAGGTTACATTTGCCAACGCCGCATCAATTAAACACGTGATTAACATCATTCAAGAACATACAGCTGCGTTGGACAACCTGAATTTTATCACTCGTCAGTGGGGGCCAATTCTGGTGCACATATTCGAACAACACCTCGATTATGAGTTACGTTCTCGCTGGGAGTTACGGGTAGGAGAAAACTATTCGCCCCAGGTCAGCGAATTTGTGGATTTTTTACACACTCACATCCGATCGGCAGAAGTCCACCCGTCTAGCTCGACGTCAACGAATGAGGCACCACCAACTTCATTTAAAAACTCTAATACTAAAGCTCGCCATCGTCCCGTTGCCAAAGTTCTAACTACAACAGCTCCACAGACGCCCATTACTAAATGTGCGCTATGCAAAACGGTCCATTCAATACGTCAATGTTCAGTTTTCCTCAAGGAACCTCCCACTGAACGATTCAAAATAACAAAGACGTTAGATCTTTGCATAAATTGTTTGGGCTCCGGTCATTCATCTGCAGCATGTCCTTCGAAAAGCTCGTGTAAATCCTGCCGTAAACGTCATCATTCATTGCTTCATTTTCCAGAACAAAAGACATCAACAAATGATGTTGTTTCACCAATTTCAATGGTAGCGGTTCATCCACGACCACAATCCATTCTATTATCAACCTTACTCGTCAATATCTCGTCAATCCATAAGGAAACCTACACTTTTCGAGCACTGTTGGATACAGGATCCCAAGTAAGCTTCATTACCAAAAAATGTGCCGATCGACTGTCATTAGTTCAACGCCGCTGTTCTGCCAGAGTGAACACTTTCTCAGGGGCATCAATTAATGCAGTGTCTGGCATATCATCGATCAAGCTGGCACCAGTAGGGAAAACTGAGCCTTGCATCCCACTCGACGTCTTCATTGTCAGTAAAATTACTGATGCAACACCGCAGTCTAGTTATTCATCTACTTCATGGTCACACGTAAACAACTTGGATTTAGCTGACCCAACATTTCACACTCCCGGCCCAGTTGACATCTTACTCGGGGCAGATGTCGCACCAACCATACTGACTGGTACTCGCATTGCAGGACAACCATTACAACCGACCGCTTTCGGAACGATATTTGGATGGATCTTGATGGGTCCAATATCACCAACATCCAGCAACCAAATGACCTCATTGTTAGTAACCACGAATACGACATTAGAAAAAACGCTAACAAAGTTTTGGGAGATGGAGGAACTCCCAAAGGTAAAACATCTAAGTCCTGATGAAATTCAGGCGGAGACCATCTTTACATCTTCAATCAAACGTCTACCCTCGGGACGGTTTAGTGTTGCCTTGCCATTTAAACATTTACGTCCAATACTAGGTGACTCCAAAGGTGGAGCGCTCAGAAGATTTCATGCTCTCGAAAGGCGTATGGCTCAAGATCCAACCTTGGGCAAAAAATACTCAGATTTCATGCAAGACTACTTGGAAAGTAAACACATGGAAGTAGTTCCCGAGAGCAATAAAATCACTCCTTATTGCTATTATATACCACATCATTGTATCCTGCGTCCGGAAAGTCAAACTACAAAGCTTCGGGTAGTTTTTGACGCCTCATCTCGAACTACTTCTGGACAGTCATTAAATTCCAGCGTGTACACTGGACAGAAGTTACAGCAAGAAATTACCAACATTCTGATTCGAGCTCGAGTACACAAGTTTTTATTCACTGCGGATATCAAACAAATGTACCGACAAATCCAAATTCATGCAACCGATCGAGACTATTTACGCATACTTTGGCGTTTTGAACCAGACTCACCAATTCAAGAATATCGCCTATGTACGGTTACATATGGCACCTCTTGTGCTCCACACCAAGCACTACGCACGATGCAATATCTGGCGACAATAGAAGAGTCAAGGTTTCCAATTGCTGCTAAAGTGCTGAAGAATGACATGTTTGTTGACGACATTCTTACAGGAGCTCAGTCAGAAGAGGATACCCTGTTCTGCCAACAACAGGTGATAGCTCTGTGTGCTCAGGGGAAGTTCCAACTAAGGAAGTGGGCTAGTAATCTACCCAGCATCTTACAAGCAGTACCCGCTACTGAATGCTCTATGGATCCCGCTGTACTATTTGATGACGAAGGGCAAGCAATACTCAAGATCCTCGGCATGCATTGGAACCCTACACAGGACTACTTTTCGTACCACTATCATAGTCCAA
The Metopolophium dirhodum isolate CAU chromosome 7, ASM1992520v1, whole genome shotgun sequence DNA segment above includes these coding regions:
- the LOC132949191 gene encoding uncharacterized protein LOC132949191, whose amino-acid sequence is MVMPESIKYLDAKARVVRALGRITRFTQATNEYLADQTSTSKRAKVETMLLEVNDLRANVDQDIQVMETAVGSKTSPIDVTDNTCSTSLSDSFDQLYYDLIAMAHLHTIPLTKEHEISQNQTTQFGNSSIYQLPKRKFPTFSGSLKEYQGFEDLFNSILSHTPELQDVEKFEYLKTSLEGEALSLVSHLSLTSANYQSAWKILRSRYGNKRDLARIHLDALLAPQKVTFANAASIKHVINIIQEHTAALDNLNFITRQWGPILVHIFEQHLDYELRSRWELRVGENYSPQVSEFVDFLHTHIRSAEVHPSSSTSTNEAPPTSFKNSNTKARHRPVAKVLTTTAPQTPITKCALCKTVHSIRQCSVFLKEPPTERFKITKTLDLCINCLGSGHSSAACPSKSSCKSCRKRHHSLLHFPEQKTSTNDVVSPISMVAVHPRPQSILLSTLLVNISSIHKETYTFRALLDTGSQVSFITKKCADRLSLVQRRCSARVNTFSGASINAVSGISSIKLAPVGKTEPCIPLDVFIVSKITDATPQSSYSSTSWSHVNNLDLADPTFHTPGPVDILLGADVAPTILTGTRIAGQPLQPTAFGTIFGWILMGPISPTSSNQMTSLLVTTNTTLEKTLTKFWEMEELPKVKHLSPDEIQAETIFTSSIKRLPSGRFSVALPFKHLRPILGDSKGGALRRFHALERRMAQDPTLGKKYSDFMQDYLESKHMEVVPESNKITPYCYYIPHHCILRPESQTTKLRVVFDASSRTTSGQSLNSSVYTGQKLQQEITNILIRARVHKFLFTADIKQMYRQIQIHATDRDYLRILWRFEPDSPIQEYRLCTVTYGTSCAPHQALRTMQYLATIEESRFPIAAKVLKNDMFVDDILTGAQSEEDTLFCQQQVIALCAQGKFQLRKWASNLPSILQAVPATECSMDPAVLFDDEGQAILKILGMHWNPTQDYFSYHYHSPSLTTTKRSVLSDMARIFDPLGFLAPVTFLAKYVMQLLWTSGIGWDDLVPEQILTIWKRYQQELKSIQTLTIPRRITIDGHPTYELHTFSDSSEKGYAAVVYLRCISGSTIQCHLITAKSKVAPLKHVTIPRLELCGTLLAAKLLHSVHHIFASIISITTMHAWTDSTTALSWIKSSPHRWATFVANRTSQLQELTPPSIWRYVPTNDNPADCASRGLYPSEVLHHPLWWSGPRFLYQDHNTWPPTVINNDPDTTNSEERKTTLVVTLHQTVIEDLLNKYSSLATIIHVVAYCSRIFTKSKPITIKLSPHEQVDALQRIIRTVQGQSFSDEFDKTGNYSYANTSKLRKLSPFRDDHGIIRVGGRLNHAPIPYAQKHPILLPRSHRLTNLLIDDFHKEHKHPGATTLQTIIAQQYWIISGRQVIRSRLRLCIACYKTRPRNPQPFMGDMPKYRLQQIKPFMTTGVDYAGPIILKSSTTRRTVPSQAYICLFVCMTTKALHLEVASDLSSETFLMAFCRFISRRGPIEQIHSDCGTNFKGAANLLQPVDQFTHSKEYQNQCQAYLTARNISWHFNPPSAPHFGGLWEAGVKSVKTLLYRTLGLQRLTYEELSTLLSRIEATLNSRPLGALSSDPSEFEALTPSHFLTLMSSTATVEPNLEKIPLSHFQRWRLIKDLQVHFWKRWQNEYLQTLQRRSKWTNHSDNLKTNTLVLIREPTPPLLWKLGRILQVHPGQDGIVRVATVQTSTGIIKRPIVKLCPLPTC